One Opitutia bacterium DNA segment encodes these proteins:
- a CDS encoding sugar-binding protein yields MPTRFLRTCVTGVGIALFAGSTVAAPPAWWSERGVLATGTSPNDYAAANLGQVKQIAKQAVAEMNAKLTGGAGPTLNSLVASWSQPAPTGISRNDYAAISQGQLKALAKKFYDRLAEVGYQGPPLASGQIYPWSSAVSDDNNYAPANIGQVKFLFSFAPAATLDPGDMDADGLPDEWEQQYFGGTAQTASGDPDEDGVSNLIEFRLGRDPTKPAVPDSGGTMVQLRLFDFGQ; encoded by the coding sequence ATGCCTACACGTTTTTTACGGACCTGCGTTACTGGTGTTGGGATCGCCTTGTTCGCTGGCTCGACGGTAGCGGCTCCGCCTGCGTGGTGGAGTGAACGCGGTGTTCTGGCTACGGGAACATCTCCTAACGACTATGCCGCCGCCAATCTTGGGCAGGTAAAACAGATAGCAAAGCAGGCCGTTGCTGAAATGAACGCGAAGCTTACGGGTGGCGCGGGGCCGACACTAAACTCACTCGTGGCTTCTTGGAGTCAACCGGCGCCGACGGGAATTTCTCGGAACGACTACGCGGCGATTAGTCAGGGCCAGCTAAAGGCACTGGCGAAAAAATTCTATGATCGCCTTGCCGAGGTTGGCTACCAGGGCCCCCCTCTGGCTTCTGGTCAGATATACCCTTGGTCGTCTGCTGTATCGGACGATAATAACTACGCCCCGGCGAACATTGGTCAGGTGAAATTTTTGTTCAGCTTCGCGCCGGCGGCTACCCTCGATCCGGGGGATATGGATGCTGATGGTCTGCCCGACGAGTGGGAACAACAATACTTCGGCGGAACCGCCCAGACAGCTTCGGGCGACCCGGATGAGGACGGTGTTTCGAACTTGATTGAATTCCGTCTGGGCCGCGATCCCACGAAGCCCGCCGTTCCGGATTCCGGCGGCACAATGGTTCAACTCCGTCTTTTCGATTTCGGCCAATGA
- a CDS encoding RHS repeat-associated core domain-containing protein, with the protein MKRFSVILTIAAITLSPLGHAGESCGDSAGNGLAAINFVSRGGAGILVGFSEFVSPSTPPRKYLKKEFSGSWEAELWKSDGSGLAPGPVVIDSAPAVSGSFSQSAVVHQPATDHDVTASGTHKPVIFSGDNGMAVGSYEFERDWPSYGGLAFKDAAGNLIGGLGSFGSPSGPGEYGVFGVVWFAGAGEARDYAFMQLGTVKWRFKPAPNKKLTYTGAVTFNPETNSTSTTGHVEGTAFDGTTISVDNVDSAVVDENCSFTLEQTATQRRNSATGNLCSVGFGVSQKVIACEVKESLTNEFTEEMAYDRAVAAAGTGNQRTAFRLKRTSGFSFHFCSVSFDVIANVSCAGTYELRFTFDTAAHGSTTNVKPVVFTTRARLEAGTQTLKADLDVRSMTARLPGGGTIGLAYDTDYTLSKVELVGGCGNSSGGDMSSAWRSVHLRWDLGLASGGATAGSLLLDSSTITAALYSPAALTLAIGTDTLPVRDPAGVLRQVKSPTMLADITNVSAAGYDLKFYRASSIGAPDSTTGVYALQSGAEPFASYRVENPDASGQSRLKVVETRGTTTKETLFGFDSGTNTWTYSTGSGLRTQIVVVTPNPQDSRIRTETISIKEADGTVVSKTERTVRNYDWGDETIQEILDPGTGRANLTSSASYVDYVNDPGYSHVSQRINADGSWERFTYDTSTRVTKVVRPFLDSLVTDTNDASHRVTSNSYGTLADTDGDGKAEQLTTIIELTCGSETGRRYVVDWSAPVAIGGEKFVKRSTILCTASGAAWNAATNLTTTELRYGPGLFEGRTRSSIKPDGSATTTVCSAAGDGTSTIIESVGAYDSTSGAVVDGTKTTTTLSAQGHVVGVSVRDISSNLVLSSWTATEFDHLLRPTRMDYSDGTYETRDYACCGLLSSRDRAGNTVGYTYDKLGRVTDVVRDGLTTHTVYDAAGRVKQVSRIGTDDSEIVQEKNKYDLAGRLYERRDARDRLTQIMEENFPATTTITRRVTTTAPDLGTTIEEFARDRTLLKVSGTATGPRTFVDAIESGLLVRTETRLGDSGETTEWVKSVTDFAGRPLREERPALTGTGSVVTQSWHYNTAGQLDRTVDADGVTTLYGYDARGEQNIVAIDLNGNSAIDYGGGASDSADGTDRVTKTTASVAAKTVGGTVYTVQRTLTEVWDTDHSNAATTVSIVEQTSDGLHSWQTVPGPNVIAAEEGLTTATTVTVDPATATRTIAIVAPDLSQTVQVFVKGRLTSTTLKNSADGGVMNSTALAYDEHGRLKTATDARNGPTTYTWFDDDQLHTVTTPDSDTTRTGAGYDAQVTTLSYDAAGRRSTVTLPDNSVTTTEYYPTGLVKQVSGSQTYSVFYTYDKQGRLRTQKTWRNSADNATAAVTTWNYQPRRGWLENKRYADDQGPSYTYTDAGRLKTRQWARTPAVTATYDYNAAGDLKGIDYSDDTPDVSVKSDRRGRAREITDGAGTRALTYAPTGALQDEDYTAGPLATLAVHRTLDELGRLHELSSLSGATTLRAAEYTYGDASRLNTVKWGDVTATYGYVTNSSLIETLTFKSGAALRLTTARGWDNLGRLTSVSNTQSTAAALSVDYRYNAVNQRAQARRENATAWVYGYDSRGQVTSASQRQLLPAEAEPGDVIGGRSFSYLFDDLGNRLSSTVGVGSTARSTTYTSNSLNQYTERTVPRFAEVAGGAAPGTTVTLTAASGTIYPVERAGEYFSGRIPVDNSTAAQFPALAVTAVKRNGGPSAADVVATQSRAVFVSKTPEIFAHDADGNLISDSRWSYTWDAENRLVTMVTADAAAAAGVPKRKLEFGYDGQSRRVSKKVYAWTGDAWQLAESLRFVYNGWTLIAEVNAANSAVRTHIWGLDLSGTPQGAGGVGGLLGSTIGGESHLAEFDGNGNVLGYVDAVTGARSATLDYAAFGEPLVADGAAVSDLPFRFSTKYTDRESGTLYYGLRYYSPGTGRWLSRDPIGEAGGLNLYGMVGNNPINLFDPFGLNAACAALAADIAVQAGKLAAEFLKYDPVADARGGHIRGGTRQVGGRSYPNRTKPGGHYKEMMDLKRGLWNRLNEFKEKCWDDDDCDDPPKIPVWVWDVAKRPIPAPVAPLNPLQQWAVNVPEESIPTPGAAFVYGAGGAAIGIGVAVGAPLVVAGGGLLGLTPAYQ; encoded by the coding sequence ATGAAGCGTTTTTCTGTAATTCTCACTATTGCCGCCATCACACTTTCGCCGCTCGGGCACGCTGGCGAATCATGTGGCGACAGTGCCGGAAACGGCCTCGCGGCGATCAACTTCGTGTCGCGTGGCGGAGCTGGAATCCTCGTCGGATTCAGCGAGTTCGTCAGTCCGTCGACCCCACCGCGGAAATACCTGAAAAAGGAATTTTCCGGCAGCTGGGAGGCCGAACTCTGGAAATCCGATGGCTCTGGTTTGGCTCCGGGACCGGTCGTGATCGACAGCGCCCCGGCGGTATCGGGGTCATTTTCCCAGAGCGCCGTCGTCCACCAGCCGGCGACGGATCACGATGTAACGGCAAGCGGAACGCACAAACCGGTGATCTTCAGTGGAGACAACGGCATGGCGGTCGGTTCATACGAATTCGAGCGAGACTGGCCGTCCTACGGCGGCCTTGCGTTCAAAGACGCGGCGGGGAACTTGATCGGTGGCTTGGGGAGTTTCGGCTCTCCGTCGGGCCCGGGTGAATATGGCGTATTTGGCGTTGTGTGGTTTGCGGGTGCGGGGGAGGCGCGCGATTACGCGTTCATGCAGCTGGGCACGGTTAAATGGCGCTTCAAGCCCGCGCCGAACAAGAAGCTGACATATACGGGGGCGGTCACCTTTAACCCGGAAACCAATTCGACGAGCACGACGGGCCACGTTGAAGGCACCGCTTTTGATGGCACGACCATCAGCGTCGACAATGTCGACTCTGCGGTGGTCGACGAGAATTGCAGTTTTACCTTGGAGCAAACAGCGACCCAGCGCCGCAACAGCGCGACCGGGAATCTTTGCAGCGTTGGCTTCGGCGTCAGTCAAAAGGTCATCGCCTGCGAGGTCAAAGAGTCGCTGACCAACGAGTTCACGGAGGAGATGGCCTACGACCGCGCCGTCGCGGCGGCAGGCACCGGCAATCAACGCACGGCTTTCCGCCTTAAGCGCACGAGTGGTTTCAGTTTTCATTTCTGCAGCGTCAGTTTCGACGTCATCGCCAACGTGAGTTGCGCGGGCACCTATGAGCTGCGCTTCACCTTCGATACGGCAGCCCACGGTTCGACGACCAATGTGAAGCCGGTGGTTTTCACGACCCGCGCCCGTCTTGAGGCCGGGACCCAGACCTTGAAGGCCGATTTGGACGTGCGCTCGATGACGGCGCGTCTTCCCGGCGGGGGAACGATTGGGCTAGCTTACGACACCGACTACACTTTGTCGAAAGTGGAGCTCGTGGGTGGTTGCGGGAACAGCTCCGGCGGCGACATGAGTTCCGCTTGGCGGAGCGTGCATCTCCGTTGGGACCTGGGCCTGGCCAGCGGAGGCGCTACGGCGGGTTCGCTCCTGTTGGACTCGTCAACGATCACGGCGGCGCTCTACTCACCCGCCGCTCTCACGCTGGCGATTGGAACCGACACCTTGCCGGTGCGCGACCCCGCCGGAGTTTTGCGGCAGGTGAAATCACCCACGATGTTGGCCGATATCACCAACGTCTCGGCGGCAGGTTATGATTTGAAATTCTACCGTGCCTCATCGATCGGAGCGCCAGATTCCACCACCGGCGTGTATGCGCTCCAGTCCGGCGCCGAGCCTTTCGCCTCCTATCGCGTGGAAAATCCCGATGCGTCGGGCCAGTCGCGGCTGAAGGTCGTGGAAACGCGCGGCACGACCACCAAGGAAACCCTGTTTGGTTTCGATTCAGGCACAAACACCTGGACGTATTCGACGGGCAGCGGACTCCGAACGCAGATCGTGGTGGTTACCCCCAATCCACAAGACTCGCGGATCCGAACCGAAACGATTTCGATCAAGGAAGCTGACGGGACTGTCGTTTCCAAAACCGAGCGCACGGTGCGCAACTACGACTGGGGCGACGAAACCATCCAGGAGATTCTCGATCCCGGCACGGGTCGTGCCAACCTGACTAGCTCGGCGAGTTACGTGGACTACGTCAATGACCCAGGGTATTCCCACGTTTCTCAACGCATCAACGCCGACGGTTCGTGGGAGCGGTTTACTTACGATACCTCAACACGTGTTACCAAAGTAGTGCGCCCCTTCCTGGACTCGCTGGTCACCGACACCAACGATGCTTCGCACCGCGTCACAAGCAACAGTTACGGCACGCTCGCTGACACCGACGGCGACGGAAAGGCCGAGCAGTTGACTACCATCATTGAACTCACATGCGGCAGCGAAACCGGCCGCCGCTACGTGGTGGATTGGAGCGCGCCGGTCGCGATTGGCGGCGAGAAGTTCGTCAAGCGCTCCACGATCCTATGCACCGCCTCGGGCGCGGCTTGGAATGCCGCGACGAACCTCACCACGACGGAATTGCGCTATGGTCCGGGATTGTTCGAAGGCCGGACCCGCAGCAGCATCAAACCCGACGGCAGCGCGACGACCACCGTCTGCTCCGCCGCGGGCGACGGCACGTCGACCATCATTGAGTCGGTCGGCGCTTATGATTCGACCTCCGGCGCAGTGGTGGACGGCACGAAGACGACGACAACCCTCAGTGCCCAAGGGCATGTCGTGGGCGTGAGCGTGCGCGATATCAGCAGCAACCTAGTGCTGTCGTCGTGGACGGCGACGGAGTTCGATCACCTCTTGCGGCCAACCCGGATGGACTATTCCGACGGCACCTACGAAACCCGCGACTATGCTTGCTGCGGCCTGCTCTCGTCGCGCGATCGTGCTGGAAACACCGTCGGCTACACTTACGACAAGCTCGGTCGCGTCACCGACGTTGTCCGCGACGGCCTCACGACGCACACCGTCTATGACGCCGCCGGGCGGGTAAAGCAGGTCAGCCGCATCGGCACAGACGACTCCGAGATCGTGCAGGAAAAAAACAAATATGATCTGGCCGGCCGTCTTTATGAGCGCAGGGACGCCCGGGACCGGCTCACGCAAATCATGGAAGAGAATTTTCCCGCGACGACCACGATAACCCGTCGAGTGACGACGACGGCTCCGGATCTGGGCACGACAATCGAGGAGTTCGCTCGCGACAGAACGCTGCTCAAGGTTTCGGGAACGGCGACCGGCCCGCGGACATTTGTCGATGCAATCGAGAGCGGTCTGTTGGTGAGAACTGAAACCCGTCTCGGAGACAGCGGCGAGACGACCGAGTGGGTCAAGAGTGTTACTGACTTTGCCGGACGACCGCTGCGCGAGGAGCGCCCCGCGCTCACTGGCACCGGCAGCGTCGTAACCCAGTCTTGGCACTACAACACGGCGGGCCAGCTGGACCGCACGGTCGATGCCGACGGTGTGACGACGCTCTATGGCTACGACGCGCGCGGTGAACAGAACATTGTGGCGATCGATCTCAACGGCAACAGCGCCATCGATTACGGCGGTGGCGCTTCGGATAGCGCTGATGGCACCGACCGTGTCACGAAAACGACCGCCTCCGTTGCGGCCAAGACTGTCGGCGGCACAGTCTACACCGTGCAGCGCACGCTCACGGAAGTGTGGGACACGGACCACTCCAATGCGGCGACCACGGTCTCGATTGTCGAGCAGACCTCCGACGGCCTGCACTCCTGGCAAACGGTGCCGGGACCGAACGTTATTGCCGCAGAGGAGGGGCTCACGACTGCCACCACGGTCACCGTCGACCCAGCGACCGCAACCCGCACGATTGCGATCGTTGCCCCCGACCTTTCGCAGACGGTGCAGGTCTTCGTGAAAGGCCGGCTCACTTCAACCACGCTGAAGAATTCCGCCGACGGCGGCGTGATGAACAGCACGGCGCTCGCCTACGATGAGCACGGACGTCTGAAAACCGCCACCGACGCGCGCAACGGCCCGACCACCTACACGTGGTTCGACGACGACCAGCTTCACACCGTGACGACTCCAGATTCCGACACGACCCGCACGGGCGCTGGCTACGACGCGCAAGTTACCACCTTGAGCTACGACGCTGCGGGGCGCCGGTCCACCGTCACCCTGCCGGATAACTCTGTCACGACCACGGAGTATTACCCCACTGGTCTGGTAAAGCAGGTTTCCGGTTCTCAGACCTATTCCGTCTTCTACACTTACGACAAACAGGGACGTCTCCGCACTCAGAAGACTTGGCGGAACTCTGCCGACAACGCGACTGCCGCAGTCACGACTTGGAACTACCAGCCACGTCGCGGCTGGCTCGAGAACAAGCGGTATGCCGACGACCAGGGGCCAAGCTACACCTACACCGACGCCGGAAGATTGAAGACCCGGCAGTGGGCGCGCACTCCCGCTGTGACGGCGACTTACGACTACAATGCGGCGGGGGACCTGAAGGGCATCGACTACTCCGACGACACCCCGGATGTGAGCGTGAAATCCGACCGTCGTGGCCGGGCGCGCGAAATTACCGACGGCGCCGGCACGCGCGCCCTCACGTATGCACCGACGGGCGCGTTGCAGGACGAGGACTATACCGCCGGCCCGCTCGCGACACTCGCTGTCCATCGCACGCTGGACGAACTCGGACGCTTGCACGAACTATCGAGCCTCAGCGGCGCGACCACGCTTCGCGCTGCCGAATACACCTATGGCGATGCCTCGCGCCTCAACACGGTGAAATGGGGCGATGTCACCGCTACTTACGGCTACGTCACGAATTCCAGTCTCATCGAAACGCTGACGTTCAAGAGCGGTGCCGCACTCCGTCTCACCACGGCGCGCGGGTGGGACAACCTGGGGCGGTTGACCTCGGTCTCCAACACGCAATCGACCGCAGCGGCCCTGTCCGTCGACTATCGCTACAATGCCGTCAACCAGCGCGCGCAGGCGCGGCGGGAGAATGCAACGGCGTGGGTCTACGGCTACGATTCCCGTGGCCAGGTCACCAGTGCTAGTCAGCGTCAGCTTCTTCCCGCGGAGGCGGAACCGGGTGACGTGATTGGCGGGCGGAGCTTTAGTTATTTGTTCGATGACCTCGGCAATCGTCTCTCCTCCACGGTGGGTGTCGGTTCGACTGCCCGGTCGACGACCTACACGTCAAACTCGCTCAACCAATACACCGAGCGCACGGTGCCACGCTTTGCCGAGGTCGCAGGTGGCGCTGCGCCGGGCACCACGGTGACGCTCACCGCCGCCAGTGGAACCATCTATCCGGTCGAGCGGGCCGGAGAGTATTTCTCCGGACGGATTCCGGTCGACAATTCGACCGCGGCCCAGTTCCCCGCGCTTGCGGTGACCGCCGTAAAACGCAACGGCGGTCCAAGCGCGGCTGACGTTGTGGCAACGCAGAGCCGCGCGGTCTTCGTTTCCAAGACTCCCGAGATCTTCGCGCACGACGCGGATGGAAACCTCATCTCCGACTCACGCTGGAGCTACACTTGGGACGCGGAGAACCGGCTCGTGACGATGGTCACCGCTGATGCTGCGGCTGCCGCAGGGGTGCCGAAGCGGAAGCTCGAATTCGGCTACGACGGTCAGTCGCGACGCGTGAGCAAGAAAGTCTACGCGTGGACGGGCGACGCCTGGCAACTCGCCGAGTCGCTTCGTTTCGTCTACAATGGCTGGACTCTTATCGCCGAGGTCAACGCGGCCAACTCGGCGGTTCGCACCCACATCTGGGGACTCGACCTGAGTGGCACGCCACAGGGCGCCGGCGGAGTTGGCGGGCTCCTTGGTTCGACCATCGGTGGTGAAAGTCACCTCGCCGAATTCGACGGCAACGGCAATGTCCTCGGCTACGTCGACGCTGTCACCGGCGCGCGCAGCGCCACCCTCGACTACGCCGCCTTCGGCGAGCCACTCGTGGCTGACGGCGCCGCCGTCAGCGACCTCCCGTTCCGCTTCAGCACGAAATACACCGACCGCGAGTCCGGCACGCTCTACTACGGTCTAAGATATTACAGTCCGGGGACCGGGAGGTGGCTCAGCAGGGATCCGATTGGGGAAGCGGGTGGGCTGAATCTTTACGGAATGGTCGGGAACAACCCGATCAATCTGTTCGATCCGTTTGGGCTAAATGCAGCCTGCGCCGCACTTGCGGCCGACATCGCGGTTCAGGCCGGCAAGCTTGCAGCAGAGTTCCTCAAAT